The following coding sequences are from one Nicotiana tabacum cultivar K326 chromosome 1, ASM71507v2, whole genome shotgun sequence window:
- the LOC107776349 gene encoding GDSL esterase/lipase At1g28580, which translates to MQFENIGCVPLAFPKVPMASSSSSQLIIIYFSACIFFAFAKIATSNCYKSIFGFGDSLTDAGNLVHLYPPGRKPHMYFPPYGKTYFNRPTGRCSDGRLLIDLIAQYYGLPLPPPSREAKDGGNMQSGINFAVVGSRAMDAKFYEKRGIYDTVTNVSMWDQLDWFKQMLPYLCHNPSGCSKFLESSLFLLGEFGGNDYTHALLSGKNINEILPIIPSVVHTIASGAHELVELGAKTIMVPSVLPLGCASSYLTYYQSWNEEDYDELGCLIWPNHFASHHNQLLQRELHRLREIHPHVNIIYADYYNAAMQLYRAPSKYGFLKGGLVTCCGGGGPYNFNPFAPCGDYPATSCEDPNQYINWDGYHLTEAAYRWMTKSLLEGPFTNPPINSVCPFDINEAQVSQI; encoded by the exons ATGCAATTTGAGAATATTGGCTGTGTCCCTTTGGCTTTTCCAAAAGTTCcaatggcttcttcttcttcttctcaactgataattatttatttttctgcatgcattttctttgcttttgctaAAATTGCTACAAGTAATTGttataaatctatttttggatTTGGTGATTCTCTTACTGATGCTGGAAACTTAGTTCACCTCTATCCACCTGGTAGAAAACCCCACATGTATTTTCCTCCTTATGGCAAAACATATTTCAATCGTCCTACTGGTCGTTGCTCTGATGGCCGTCTTCTCATTGATCTCATTG CACAATACTATGGACTTCCTCTTCCACCACCTTCAAGGGAGGCTAAAGATGGAGGAAATATGCAATCTGGAATAAACTTTGCAGTGGTTGGCTCTCGAGCTATGGATGCAAAATTctatgaaaaaagaggaatttaTGACACTGTAACTAATGTTTCTATGTGGGATCAATTGGATTGGTTCAAACAAATGCTTCCATATttatgtcataatccttcag GTTGCAGTAAATTTTTGGAGAGCTCATTATTTCTTCTAGGGGAATTTGGAGGCAATGATTATACTCATGCACTTCTTTCAGgcaaaaatataaatgaaattcTACCCATCATCCCTTCAGTCGTCCACACTATTGCCTCTGGTGCTCAT GAACTAGTGGAGCTTGGGGCAAAGACAATAATGGTGCCAAGTGTGTTACCTCTTGGATGTGCTTCATCTTATTTGACATATTACCAAAGCTGGAATGAAGAAGATTATGATGAATTAGGTTGTCTCATTTGGCCTAATCACTTTGCTTCTCATCATAATCAACTTCTTCAAAGGGAATTACATCGTCTCAGAGAGATCCATCCTCATGTTAATATTATCTATGCTGATTATTATAATGCTGCAATGCAACTCTATCGCGCTCCTAGCAAATACG GATTTTTGAAGGGTGGACTTGTAACATGTTGTGGAGGTGGAGGTCCATATAATTTCAATCCTTTTGCTCCATGTGGCGATTATCCAGCAACAAGTTGTGAGGATCCTAACCAATATATTAATTGGGATGGTTATCATTTGACAGAGGCTGCTTATAGATGGATGACAAAAAGTTTATTGGAAGGCCCATTCACTAATCCTCCTATTAATAGTGTTTGTCCTTTTGATATTAATGAGGCCCAAGTTTCTCAAATTTAG
- the LOC107776348 gene encoding transcription factor MYB41-like produces MGRTPCCDKNGLKKGPWTPEEDQKLIHYIQLHGPGNWRNLPKNAGLQRCGKSCRLRWTNYLRPDIRRGRFSFEEEETIIQLHSVLGNKWSAIAARLPGRTDNEIKNYWNTHIRKRLLRMGIDPVTHRPRLDFLDLSSLFNSTQLNLSSLLGLQALVNPEILKLANSLLISQTENPELLLQKIQENQLLNGQIQNSQGPNISNNQTSMFQYNNQLHHQVPEIPNCTPNVSCSSSHQSMNGQIFQENMMLPLQYYSNYSASDATENSTFQSLNNSSNQNSQNFSFDTPLSSGIEDEKESYCSNFMKFEIPESLDFDDFM; encoded by the exons ATGGGAAGAACACCATGTTGTGATAAAAATGGACTGAAAAAAGGTCCATGGACTCCAGAAGAAGATCAAAAACTCATTCACTATATTCAACTTCATGGCCCTGGAAACTGGCGAAATCTCCCCAAAAATGCTG GACTACAAAGGTGTGGCAAGAGTTGTCGTCTTAGATGGACGAATTATTTGAGACCTGATATTAGGAGAGGAAGATTTtcgtttgaagaagaagaaactatTATCCAACTTCACAGTGTTCTTGGCAACAA GTGGTCAGCTATAGCGGCTCGTCTGCCAGGAAGAACAGATAACGAAATCAAGAATTACTGGAACACACACATAAGAAAAAGGCTTTTGAGAATGGGCATTGATCCAGTAACACACAGACCTCGTCTTGATTTCTTAGATTTATCATCACTTTTCAACTCAACTCAGCTTAATCTTTCCAGTTTACTTGGATTACAAGCACTCGTAAATCCAGAAATATTAAAACTTGCAAATTCCCTTTTAATATCCCAAACTGAAAATCCAGAATTATTATTACAAAAAATTCAAGAAAACCAGTTATTGAATGGACAAATTCAAAACTCTCAAGGGCCAAATATTTCAAATAATCAGACCTCTATGTTCCAATATAATAATCAACTCCACCACCAAGTTCCTGAAATTCCAAATTGCACCCCAAATGTTTCATGTTCTTCTTCCCATCAGTCCATGAACGGCCAAATATTCCAAGAAAATATGATGCTACCACTTCAATACTATAGTAATTATTCTGCGTCTGATGCAACTGAAAATTCAACGTTTCAGTCCCTAAACAACAGCAGCAATCAGAATAGTCAGAATTTTAGCTTTGATACACCTTTATCGTCAGGCATTGAAGACGAGAAAGAGAGTTATTGCAGTAATTTCATGAAATTTGAAATTCCAGAGAGTTtagattttgatgattttatgtaa